ATTTGTGAATAGTACTTCATAGGGAGGAGTGTCTCTGTACTGAATGCCATACAAAGTACTTTCATTCTCCATTCTCGAACCCTTTAATATTTTCAGAAATCCTAACTGAAGCTGATCCGGCTTCAAACCATAGACATCCCGAAACGAGTTCTCAAAATCCGCATAGTCCTCTAATGGTAGTCCGGCAATTAAATCAAGATGCTGGTGGATATTGTTCCTCTCTCTGATTCGCTTCACATTATAACTGAGCTTATCAAAATCCATTTTTCTATGGATGGCCTCCACTGTCTTAGGATGGGTTGATTGTACTCCGATTTCAAACTGCACCTGTCCTGGTCGCAGGGTTGCAAGGAAGCTGAGCTCCTCCTCATCCAGAATATCTGCAGATAATTCAAAATGAAAATTTGTTATGCCGTTATCATGTTCCTTTATAAAACGCCATATGTCCATCGCATGCTGCTTATTGCAGTTAAAGGTTCTATCCACGAACTTCACTTGCGGAATGCCATAATCCAGAAAGCTTTTTAATTCCTTTTTCACCAAACCCATACTTCGAAGTCTTACACCCTTCTCGATGGAAGACAAGCAGTAACTGCAGGAAAACGGACACCCTCTGCTGGTTTCATAATAAATGATCTTATTCCGGAACCGTTCCATATCCATATAGGGAAAAGGAATCTCATCCATGGAAAGAGGTGGTCTGTTCCCTGTTACAATAATCTCTTTGCCATTCCTGAATGCAAGACCAGCTATGGAACCCAGTCCCCTCTTTCCTTCCACAAAATACTCCATCAGTTCCAGAAAGGTCTGCTCTCCTTCTCCTACCATAATCCCGCTTAGCAGCGTTTCCTTTCTAAGGCAGGCTTCTGCGTCATAAGATACTTCCGGTCCGCCTAACCATATCTGTACCTTGGGCTGTACCTTCTTCAGTTCCCTAATGATATGTGAAATCATACTGATATTCCATATATAACAGGAGAATGCAACAATATCTGCCTTTTCCTTATATATTCCTTTCAGAATATCCTCTTCCGAATGATTTATGGTATACTCTAATATCTTGCAGTACTCCGCATATTTCCCGGCATAAGCCTGTAAGCTGTAGACTGCTAGATTAGAGTGAATATATTTTGCATTTACAGCAACCAGTAACACTTTCATAGCTACCTCCGTATGCCCATCTCTGTCCATCATCATAACAGGCATTCTTTGAATTCATTTCATACAATATATCATCATTGTATCATAGGACCGATATACCAATCCATATTATTTTATACAAAATGTAACATTCCATCTACGGAATACCATATCTGTTTCTGCCTGAAATTCTGTATTGCAATGATAAATGAAACTGTTTTCATTCACCTCGGATAGAGAACTATTAAATATGATACAATAAATCAAGAGAAAAGCTCTTCACAAGTACTTCATATAGACAAGTATTCCCCTGTCGAATATAATAGAAGTCGCTATATTACTTAAAACATTGACACAATTCTTTCTAGCAAAATTAATTGGAGGTACTATGATATCGTTTACAAAAATAAATGATGATAATATATTGACGGCCGCCGAATATTTCAAGTATAAAATAAGCCGGACAAGTGACTACACCATCGGCGCAATGTATATGTGGAGGGAATTTTATGATTCCAGTTTTGCGATATATGATGATATGATATTATATCGTGTCAAATTCTTAAATCGTACCTCCTTTACGTTTCCTGTCGGAAGCGGGTCCTTAGAAAAAGCTATGGATGTCCTTAAGGAGTACTGTCAGATTAATAATCTGCCATTATGGTTTTGTACTGTTCCTGAAGAATATGTCCCGACATTGGTAGATCGCTTTCAGGGTACCATTCCGGCAGCCCCTAGCCGTGATTGGGCAGATTACCTTTACCTGGCCGAAGATCTGGCCAGCATGGCTGGACGCAGATATAGTGGCCAGCGAAATCATATTAACAAATTCAAAAAACTATATCCTGATTACCGTTATCAGAGAATTACCCCTGATAATAAGCATCGGATAGTTGATTTTTTAATTGACTATGAGAAATATCACAGTAAAGATGCAAGCTTAGCCCGGGAAGAATTGAAAAGGTCCCTGGAACTTATGCCCTATCTGGAGAGATTCAATCTTCCAGGAGGTTTTATCGAGGTGGATGGTGTTATTGTAGCAATCACCATCGGAGAAATCGTTAATGATACCCTATACTGTCATATAGAGAAAGCAATTCGTGATTATCAAGGAGCATATCAAATGATTGTAAAAGAATTTGCCAGTGATATGACTACTCAATACGGCATCAAATATATTAACAGAGAAGAGGATGTGGGTGATGAAGGCTTACGAACCTCAAAACTTTCCTATCATCCAATAAAGCTACTGGATAAGTATTGTGTTCTCCTTCCGTAACATGCTTCCTCAATTGATTGGTAGGAAGAATATCTCACAATGTTAAAAGATTTTATAATGGGGTTTTTCCTCCCGCAAGAGGAAATAACGAAGAAAATCGTCCATAATAATAGCCAGTAGGGATAAAAAAAACCAATAAATCGTATAGAGCAAACAGACCTGACCCATAAGATTATATGGCTTATCCGAGTAATCCCATACATTAAGCTGAAGCCAAACATTTACCACTAATCCTACAACAAACTCTACTATTGTAATGATCAAAGCGGATATTACCATCTGACTGATGATTGCCATTTCCGGGGAAAAGACTTCGTTTAACAGACCGATCAAGACGAAACAGATACCACCTGCAATCATCATGGAGATATGAGAATATCCGCGTGACATTATTTCTATTCCCCCGTATGCAAAACCACCGGTTAGAAACAAGAATGTATACTTCAGAAATTTATTATACACTATCAGCATACTCCCATCCCTTTCTACGTCAGAAGATCTATTCATTAATCTTTTTCTCTGACAACAATACGCTTCACAGAAAACCTACTATTCTATCGATTATGAAGTCAATCTTCGACATCGTTTTATCGATACGAATAGCCTCATCTGGAATCAGTATACGCAATTCGGTAATAGATTATATCGTATATCCTCCGCTGTAAAAATGTAACTTTCTCATTTTCTTCCACGTAAAAAAGGACAGTTATGGGACTGCCCTTTTTCGGAGAAGGTATTTTTGTTACTTATGGGGGTGTAGCAAAAACTATATAATGTATTGGGGTTTACGAACATAGTATAGCACGGTCTTTCAAATAAGTGTGCACAAACTTTACAATTTAATCTTTCTTTTTCCGTCAATATGCACAAAATTCGATAGCAATCTACAGAAACCGTATTCTTAAGCCTCGTTTCCTACTATGTCCGAATTCTCAAACAACGCTTCAAACTCTTCCCGGCCAATTCTTTCTTTTTCAAGAAGTAGTTTCGCACAGGATTCTAATATATGATGATATTCGCCAAGTATTCTCTTTGCTTCCTTGTAGCATTCGTCGATAATTGCATGTACCTCGTCATCAATGCGATTCGCAATATTCTCACTGTAGCTTCTGGTATGAGCTAAATCCCTGCCGATAAATACCTCATCGTCATCGTTATCATAGTTCACCATACCAATTTTGTCAGAGAAGCCATACCTAGTAATCATGGCTCTGGCTGTCTTCGTGGCTACCTTAATATCCTGAGATGCTCCTGTAGTAATATCATCAAAAATCAACTCTTCTGCTGCCCTTCCACCAAGGGACACAATGATATCCTGTTTCATTTTACCCTTTGTCAGGAACATATCATCCTTCTCTGGAAGAGGCATGGTAAAGCCAGCTGCTCCATTGCCAGTGGGGATAATGGAAATCGTATA
The nucleotide sequence above comes from Variimorphobacter saccharofermentans. Encoded proteins:
- a CDS encoding B12-binding domain-containing radical SAM protein; protein product: MKVLLVAVNAKYIHSNLAVYSLQAYAGKYAEYCKILEYTINHSEEDILKGIYKEKADIVAFSCYIWNISMISHIIRELKKVQPKVQIWLGGPEVSYDAEACLRKETLLSGIMVGEGEQTFLELMEYFVEGKRGLGSIAGLAFRNGKEIIVTGNRPPLSMDEIPFPYMDMERFRNKIIYYETSRGCPFSCSYCLSSIEKGVRLRSMGLVKKELKSFLDYGIPQVKFVDRTFNCNKQHAMDIWRFIKEHDNGITNFHFELSADILDEEELSFLATLRPGQVQFEIGVQSTHPKTVEAIHRKMDFDKLSYNVKRIRERNNIHQHLDLIAGLPLEDYADFENSFRDVYGLKPDQLQLGFLKILKGSRMENESTLYGIQYRDTPPYEVLFTNHLTYDEVLRLKGICEMVEVYYNSGQFKYSILYLEHSYTSPMKLYEELYEYYEEQDLLLMSHSRMRRFEILLAFYQEVVLKNKEEGDEKEDFIALFKEILVLDILLREDLKSRPSFAEKQSGSVNLREIYDQYRKKHKLIHIEEFEYDVIASATSGRVIKRNRMLLFDYSERDPLNKAAKITFLDK
- a CDS encoding DUF2156 domain-containing protein, which gives rise to MISFTKINDDNILTAAEYFKYKISRTSDYTIGAMYMWREFYDSSFAIYDDMILYRVKFLNRTSFTFPVGSGSLEKAMDVLKEYCQINNLPLWFCTVPEEYVPTLVDRFQGTIPAAPSRDWADYLYLAEDLASMAGRRYSGQRNHINKFKKLYPDYRYQRITPDNKHRIVDFLIDYEKYHSKDASLAREELKRSLELMPYLERFNLPGGFIEVDGVIVAITIGEIVNDTLYCHIEKAIRDYQGAYQMIVKEFASDMTTQYGIKYINREEDVGDEGLRTSKLSYHPIKLLDKYCVLLP
- a CDS encoding putative ABC transporter permease; translation: MLIVYNKFLKYTFLFLTGGFAYGGIEIMSRGYSHISMMIAGGICFVLIGLLNEVFSPEMAIISQMVISALIITIVEFVVGLVVNVWLQLNVWDYSDKPYNLMGQVCLLYTIYWFFLSLLAIIMDDFLRYFLLREEKPHYKIF